A section of the Pseudomonas flavescens genome encodes:
- the ftsW gene encoding putative lipid II flippase FtsW → MLSFLRPYPSPLFSRRGLDMDFPMLAGCLALLGLGLVMISSASTEVAAVNTGSPLYYMIRHLVYLVIGLGAAGVVLMVPLATWQRHSWLLLLIAIALLVMVLVPGIGREVNGARRWIGFGAFNIQPSEIAKVFVVLYLAGYLVRRQEEVRESWAGFFKPFVVLLPMAFLLLLEPDFGATVVMMGSAMAMLFLGGVGLLRFGLMVALAVGAVFVLVQTQEYRLQRLITFTDPWADQYGSGYQLTQALIAFGRGEWLGVGLGNSIQKQFYLPEAHTDFVFSVLAEELGLVGALATVGLFVFVSVRALYIGLWAERAKQFFSAYVAFGLAFLWIGQFLINIGVNIGLLPTKGLTLPFLSYGGSSLVICCVSLALLLRIEWETRNQLGNEDVEFDESDFPEPAIGKEAQHVR, encoded by the coding sequence ATGCTGTCCTTCCTGCGCCCTTATCCGTCCCCGCTGTTCAGCCGCCGTGGCCTGGACATGGACTTCCCCATGCTCGCCGGCTGCCTGGCGTTGCTCGGCCTGGGGCTGGTGATGATCTCCTCGGCTTCTACCGAAGTGGCGGCGGTCAACACGGGTAGCCCGCTGTACTACATGATCCGCCACCTGGTGTATCTGGTGATCGGCCTCGGTGCTGCTGGGGTGGTGCTGATGGTGCCGCTGGCCACCTGGCAGCGGCACAGCTGGTTGTTGCTGCTGATCGCCATCGCCCTGCTGGTGATGGTGCTGGTTCCCGGCATCGGCCGCGAAGTCAACGGCGCACGACGCTGGATCGGCTTCGGTGCCTTCAACATTCAGCCCTCGGAGATCGCCAAGGTCTTCGTGGTGCTCTATCTCGCCGGTTATCTGGTACGTCGCCAGGAAGAGGTGCGCGAGAGTTGGGCCGGTTTCTTCAAACCGTTCGTGGTATTGCTGCCGATGGCCTTCCTGCTGCTGCTGGAGCCGGACTTCGGTGCCACCGTGGTCATGATGGGCTCGGCAATGGCCATGCTGTTCCTCGGTGGCGTCGGCCTGTTGCGCTTCGGCCTGATGGTGGCTCTGGCAGTGGGCGCGGTGTTCGTGCTGGTGCAGACCCAGGAATATCGCCTGCAGCGTCTGATCACCTTCACCGACCCCTGGGCCGACCAATATGGTTCCGGCTACCAGCTGACCCAGGCACTGATCGCCTTCGGTCGAGGCGAATGGCTGGGCGTGGGGCTGGGCAACAGCATCCAGAAACAGTTCTACCTGCCGGAAGCGCACACCGACTTCGTGTTCTCCGTACTGGCCGAGGAGCTTGGCCTGGTCGGTGCGCTGGCGACCGTCGGCCTGTTCGTGTTCGTCAGCGTACGGGCCTTGTACATCGGTCTGTGGGCGGAGCGCGCCAAGCAGTTCTTCTCCGCCTATGTGGCCTTCGGTCTGGCTTTCCTGTGGATTGGTCAGTTCCTGATCAACATCGGTGTGAACATCGGCCTGTTGCCAACCAAGGGCCTGACCCTGCCATTCCTCAGCTACGGCGGCAGCTCTCTGGTGATCTGCTGCGTCAGCCTGGCACTGCTGCTGCGCATCGAGTGGGAGACGCGCAATCAGCTGGGTAACGAAGACGTCGAATTCGACGAATCGGATTTCCCCGAGCCCGCCATCGGCAAGGAGGCGCAGCATGTCCGGTAA
- the murG gene encoding undecaprenyldiphospho-muramoylpentapeptide beta-N-acetylglucosaminyltransferase has product MSGNVLIMAGGTGGHVFPALACAREFQARGYRVHWLGTPRGIENELVPAAGLPLHLINVSGLRGKGKLSLLKAPLQLLKALFQARKVVRELQPVCVLGMGGYVTGPGGLAARLAGVPLIIHEQNAVAGTANRSLVAFASRVCEAFPDTFAASDKRRTTGNPVREELFLETPRDSLTGRRPRLLILGGSLGAEPLNKLLPEALARVSAELRPEVFHQAGKQHATVTGERYTAVGVEAQVAPFISDMARAYAWADLVVCRSGALTVSELAAAGLPAFLVPLPHAIDDHQTRNASYLAKDGAAVLLPQRSTDAADLAAQLTEVLMHPERLKEMASTARRLAKPDATRSVVDVCLEVARG; this is encoded by the coding sequence ATGTCCGGTAACGTGCTGATCATGGCGGGCGGCACCGGGGGGCATGTGTTCCCGGCCCTGGCCTGCGCCCGCGAGTTCCAGGCGCGCGGTTACCGCGTGCACTGGCTGGGCACGCCGCGTGGTATCGAGAACGAGCTGGTGCCGGCTGCCGGTCTGCCGCTGCACCTGATCAACGTCAGCGGGCTGCGCGGCAAGGGCAAGCTGTCGCTGCTCAAGGCACCGCTGCAACTGCTCAAGGCATTGTTCCAGGCTCGCAAGGTGGTGCGTGAGCTGCAGCCGGTCTGTGTGCTCGGCATGGGTGGTTACGTGACCGGCCCTGGCGGCCTGGCCGCGCGGCTGGCTGGCGTGCCACTGATCATTCACGAGCAGAATGCAGTGGCTGGTACCGCCAATCGCAGCCTGGTGGCATTCGCCAGCCGGGTCTGCGAGGCTTTCCCCGACACCTTCGCGGCATCGGACAAGCGTCGTACCACCGGCAACCCGGTGCGCGAGGAGCTGTTCCTTGAAACGCCCCGCGATTCCCTGACCGGTCGTCGCCCGCGTCTGCTGATTCTGGGCGGCAGCCTGGGCGCCGAGCCACTCAACAAATTGCTGCCGGAGGCGCTGGCGCGGGTATCTGCCGAACTGCGGCCGGAAGTGTTCCATCAGGCGGGCAAGCAGCACGCCACGGTGACTGGCGAACGTTACACCGCTGTGGGCGTCGAAGCGCAAGTCGCGCCGTTCATCAGCGACATGGCCCGCGCCTATGCATGGGCCGATCTGGTGGTTTGCCGCTCCGGCGCGCTGACCGTCAGTGAACTGGCTGCTGCCGGTCTGCCGGCTTTCCTGGTGCCGTTGCCCCACGCGATCGACGACCACCAGACGCGCAATGCCAGCTATCTCGCGAAGGATGGTGCCGCCGTCCTTCTGCCCCAACGCTCCACTGACGCTGCCGATCTGGCAGCGCAGCTGACCGAGGTCTTGATGCACCCCGAACGACTCAAAGAAATGGCCAGCACGGCACGTCGCCTGGCCAAGCCCGATGCCACCCGTAGCGTTGTCGATGTTTGCCTGGAGGTGGCCCGTGGCTAA
- the murC gene encoding UDP-N-acetylmuramate--L-alanine ligase: MAKSPAAVKAEVRRMRRIRRIHFVGIGGAGMCGIAEVLLNLGYEVSGSDLKTSSVTERLENFGAHIFIGHRAENAENADVLVVSSAINTSNPEVATALERRIPVVPRAEMLAELMRYRHGIAVAGTHGKTTTTSLLASVFAAGGLDPTFVIGGRLNAAGTNAQLGTSRYLIAEADESDASFLHLQPMVSVVTNIDMDHMSTYEGDFNKLKKTFIEFLHNLPFYGLAVVCVDDPVVREILSQVGRPTVTYGFSEDADVRAINVRQQGMQTFFTVLRPDCEPLDVSVNMPGNHNVLNALATICIATDEGISDEAIVQGLSQFQGVGRRFQVYGELPVEGGQVMLVDDYGHHPREVAAVIKAVRGGWPERRLVMVYQPHRFSRTRDLYDDFVQVLADANVLLLMEVYPAGEEPIPGADSRQLCHSIRQRGQLDPIYVERGAELAPLIKPLLRAGDILLCQGAGDIGGVAPQLLQSPLFSVQGQGK, encoded by the coding sequence GTGGCTAAGTCTCCCGCAGCGGTCAAGGCAGAAGTGCGGCGCATGCGCCGCATCCGCCGTATTCATTTCGTCGGCATCGGCGGCGCTGGTATGTGCGGCATCGCTGAAGTACTGCTCAACCTCGGTTACGAAGTTTCCGGCTCCGACCTGAAAACCTCGTCGGTCACCGAGCGCCTGGAAAACTTCGGTGCCCACATCTTCATCGGTCACCGTGCCGAGAATGCCGAGAATGCCGACGTGCTGGTGGTTTCCAGTGCCATCAACACCTCCAACCCGGAAGTCGCTACCGCTCTCGAGCGGCGCATTCCGGTGGTGCCGCGTGCCGAAATGCTTGCCGAGCTGATGCGCTACCGTCACGGTATCGCCGTGGCCGGTACCCATGGCAAGACCACCACCACCAGCCTGCTGGCTTCGGTGTTCGCTGCCGGTGGCCTGGACCCAACCTTCGTGATCGGTGGTCGTCTGAACGCCGCCGGCACCAATGCGCAGCTCGGCACCAGCCGCTACCTGATCGCCGAAGCCGACGAGAGCGATGCCAGCTTCCTGCATCTGCAGCCCATGGTCTCGGTGGTCACCAATATCGACATGGACCACATGAGCACCTATGAGGGCGACTTCAACAAACTGAAGAAGACCTTCATCGAGTTCCTCCACAACCTGCCGTTCTACGGCCTGGCCGTGGTCTGCGTGGATGATCCGGTGGTTCGCGAGATTCTCTCCCAGGTGGGCCGCCCGACCGTGACCTACGGTTTCAGCGAAGACGCCGACGTGCGTGCCATCAACGTGCGTCAGCAGGGCATGCAGACCTTCTTCACGGTGCTGCGTCCGGACTGCGAGCCGCTCGACGTGTCGGTGAACATGCCCGGCAATCACAACGTGCTCAACGCTTTGGCGACCATCTGTATCGCCACTGATGAAGGCATCAGTGACGAAGCCATCGTGCAGGGGCTGTCGCAGTTCCAGGGTGTCGGTCGCCGCTTCCAGGTCTATGGCGAGCTGCCGGTCGAAGGCGGTCAGGTGATGCTGGTCGACGATTATGGCCATCACCCGCGCGAAGTCGCGGCAGTGATCAAGGCAGTACGCGGCGGTTGGCCAGAGCGCCGTCTGGTGATGGTCTACCAGCCGCACCGTTTCAGCCGTACCCGTGACCTGTACGACGATTTCGTTCAAGTGCTGGCCGATGCCAACGTGTTGCTGTTGATGGAAGTCTATCCGGCTGGCGAAGAGCCGATTCCGGGTGCCGACAGCCGTCAGCTGTGTCACAGCATCCGCCAACGCGGTCAGCTGGATCCCATTTATGTCGAACGTGGCGCCGAGCTGGCGCCGCTGATCAAGCCGCTGCTGCGTGCCGGCGACATCCTGCTTTGCCAGGGTGCCGGCGACATTGGCGGGGTTGCCCCACAACTGCTGCAAAGCCCGCTGTTCAGCGTGCAAGGTCAAGGGAAATGA
- a CDS encoding D-alanine--D-alanine ligase, with protein MSADTLKSQLPVAAFGRVAVLFGGKSAEREVSLKSGNAVLSALQSAGVDAFGIDVGDDVLERLLNEKIDRAFIVLHGRGGEDGSMQGLLECAGIPYTGSGILASALAMDKLRTKQVWQSLGLSTPRHAVLASAEDCRRAAAELGFPLIVKPAHEGSSIGMAKVADVEALIAAWQDAAVYDSQVLVEQWIHGPEFTIAMLRGEVLPPIALGTSHSFYDYDAKYLANDTQYRVPCGLDADKEAELKALTARACEAVGTQGWARADVMQDAEGRFWLLEVNTVPGMTDHSLVPMAAQAAGLDFQQLVLAILADSVEARG; from the coding sequence ATGAGTGCCGATACTCTGAAATCTCAACTGCCGGTCGCGGCGTTCGGCCGAGTGGCCGTGCTGTTCGGCGGCAAGAGCGCTGAGCGCGAAGTCTCGCTGAAGTCCGGCAATGCCGTGTTGTCCGCGCTGCAGAGTGCGGGCGTGGATGCCTTCGGCATCGACGTGGGGGATGACGTCCTCGAGCGCCTGCTCAACGAGAAGATCGACCGTGCCTTCATCGTGCTGCACGGCCGTGGTGGTGAAGACGGCAGCATGCAGGGCCTGCTCGAATGCGCCGGTATTCCCTACACCGGCAGTGGCATCCTGGCCTCTGCCCTGGCCATGGACAAGCTGCGCACCAAGCAGGTATGGCAGAGCCTCGGTCTTTCCACGCCGCGTCATGCGGTACTGGCCAGTGCCGAGGATTGCCGCCGCGCGGCTGCCGAGCTGGGTTTCCCGCTGATCGTCAAACCGGCCCACGAGGGTTCCAGCATCGGCATGGCCAAGGTCGCCGATGTCGAGGCGCTGATCGCTGCCTGGCAGGACGCTGCCGTCTACGACAGCCAGGTGCTGGTCGAGCAGTGGATCCACGGCCCCGAATTCACCATCGCCATGTTGCGCGGCGAAGTGTTGCCGCCCATCGCGCTGGGCACGTCGCACAGCTTCTACGACTACGATGCCAAGTACCTGGCCAATGACACCCAGTACCGGGTTCCCTGCGGTCTGGATGCCGACAAGGAGGCCGAACTCAAGGCGCTGACCGCCAGGGCCTGTGAGGCCGTGGGCACTCAGGGGTGGGCTCGCGCCGACGTGATGCAGGACGCCGAAGGGCGCTTCTGGCTGCTCGAGGTCAATACCGTACCAGGCATGACCGACCACAGTCTGGTGCCGATGGCCGCGCAGGCTGCCGGTCTGGACTTCCAGCAACTGGTGTTGGCGATCCTTGCCGACAGTGTCGAGGCCCGGGGGTAA
- a CDS encoding cell division protein FtsQ/DivIB has protein sequence MMSAVLRHQPGTARAPMRGKAVPRGASRLVAKEPISLRLPRPNFSLFKRITWPVLLLVLGFGAYELSLRLLPYADRPIAKISVEGDLSYISQQSVQQRIEPFVSASFFSVDLVGMRHELEQMPWIAHAEVRRVWPDQVMVRLEEQLPIARWGDEALLNNQGQAFAPKELAHYENLPQLYGPKRAQQQVMQQYQVLSQMLRPMGFTVARLELRERGSWFLSTGQGIEVLLGRDHLVEKIRRFGAIYSKALKDQKDNIARIDLRYANGLAVAWHEPPAPVAAETAAVQ, from the coding sequence ATCATGAGCGCCGTCTTGCGTCATCAGCCAGGTACCGCCCGAGCGCCCATGCGCGGCAAGGCCGTGCCGCGCGGCGCCAGCCGTCTGGTGGCGAAGGAGCCGATCAGCCTGCGTTTGCCGCGACCCAATTTCAGTCTGTTCAAGCGCATCACCTGGCCGGTGCTATTGCTGGTGCTGGGTTTCGGCGCTTATGAGTTGTCACTTCGCCTGCTGCCTTACGCGGATCGGCCGATCGCCAAGATCAGCGTGGAAGGCGATCTGAGCTACATCAGCCAGCAATCGGTGCAACAACGCATTGAACCTTTTGTCAGCGCGAGCTTCTTCAGTGTCGACCTTGTCGGTATGCGTCACGAACTGGAGCAGATGCCGTGGATCGCCCACGCCGAAGTACGTCGCGTATGGCCCGATCAGGTGATGGTGCGTCTGGAAGAGCAACTGCCGATCGCCCGTTGGGGTGACGAAGCGCTGCTCAACAACCAGGGGCAGGCATTCGCGCCGAAAGAACTGGCGCATTACGAGAATCTGCCACAGCTGTACGGCCCGAAACGGGCCCAGCAACAAGTCATGCAGCAGTATCAGGTGTTGAGCCAGATGCTGCGACCAATGGGATTCACCGTGGCACGCCTGGAGTTGCGTGAGCGCGGCAGCTGGTTCCTGTCCACCGGGCAGGGGATCGAAGTGCTGCTGGGACGCGACCATCTGGTGGAAAAAATACGTCGTTTCGGCGCCATCTATAGCAAGGCGCTGAAGGATCAGAAAGACAACATCGCGCGGATCGATCTGCGCTACGCCAACGGCCTCGCCGTTGCGTGGCACGAGCCGCCGGCACCCGTAGCGGCCGAAACCGCTGCGGTGCAGTGA
- the ftsA gene encoding cell division protein FtsA → MANVQSGKMIVGLDIGTSKVVALVGEVTADGQLEIVGIGTHPSRGLKKGVVVNIESTVASIQRAVEEAQLMAGCRIHSAFVGVAGNHIRSLNSHGIVAIRDREVSNADLERVLDAAQAVAIPADQRVLHTLPQDYVIDNQEGVREPLGMSGVRLEAKVHVVTCAVNAAQNIEKCVRRCGLEVDDIILEQLASAYAVLTDDEKELGVCLVDIGGGTTDICIFTEGAIRHTAVIPIAGDQVTNDIAMALRTPTQYAEEIKIRYACALAKLAGAGETIKVPSVGDRPPRDLSRQSLAEVVEPRYDELFTLIQAELRRSGYEDLIPAGIVLTGGTAKMEGAVELAEEIFHMPVRLGVPHSVKGLSDVVRNPIYSTGVGLLMYGLRKQSDDIPMPGNGSYGDETKTPVLERLKRWIQGNF, encoded by the coding sequence ATGGCAAACGTGCAGAGCGGCAAGATGATCGTCGGCCTCGACATCGGCACCTCCAAAGTGGTGGCGCTGGTGGGTGAGGTGACCGCTGATGGTCAGCTGGAAATCGTCGGCATCGGTACTCACCCATCGCGCGGCCTGAAGAAGGGCGTGGTGGTCAATATCGAGTCCACGGTGGCCTCGATCCAGCGCGCGGTCGAAGAAGCCCAGCTAATGGCGGGTTGCCGCATCCATTCGGCCTTCGTCGGCGTCGCCGGCAATCACATTCGCAGCCTCAACAGCCACGGCATCGTCGCCATCCGCGACCGGGAGGTCAGCAATGCCGACCTGGAGCGCGTGCTCGACGCCGCTCAGGCCGTTGCCATTCCCGCTGACCAGCGTGTTCTGCACACCCTGCCGCAGGATTACGTGATCGATAACCAGGAAGGCGTTCGTGAGCCGCTGGGCATGTCCGGTGTGCGCCTGGAAGCCAAGGTACACGTGGTGACCTGTGCGGTGAACGCGGCGCAGAACATCGAGAAGTGCGTGCGCCGGTGCGGCCTGGAAGTCGATGACATCATCCTCGAACAGCTCGCATCCGCTTATGCGGTGCTGACCGACGACGAGAAGGAACTGGGCGTTTGCCTGGTCGACATCGGCGGTGGCACCACTGATATCTGCATCTTCACCGAAGGCGCGATTCGGCATACCGCGGTGATCCCGATCGCTGGCGATCAGGTCACCAACGATATCGCCATGGCCCTGCGTACCCCGACTCAGTACGCCGAAGAGATCAAGATCCGTTATGCCTGCGCCCTGGCCAAGTTGGCTGGCGCTGGCGAGACCATCAAGGTGCCGAGCGTAGGCGATCGCCCGCCGCGCGACCTGTCGCGCCAGTCGCTGGCTGAAGTGGTCGAGCCGCGTTACGACGAGCTGTTCACCCTGATTCAGGCCGAACTGCGTCGCAGCGGTTACGAAGATCTGATCCCGGCAGGCATCGTGCTCACCGGTGGTACCGCGAAGATGGAAGGGGCGGTCGAGCTGGCCGAGGAAATCTTCCACATGCCGGTACGCCTCGGTGTGCCCCACAGCGTCAAGGGGCTCAGCGACGTGGTGCGCAATCCTATTTATTCGACGGGCGTTGGCCTGTTGATGTACGGCCTGCGCAAGCAGTCCGACGACATCCCGATGCCCGGCAACGGTAGCTACGGCGATGAAACTAAAACCCCGGTACTGGAACGGCTCAAACGCTGGATTCAGGGCAACTTCTAA
- the ftsZ gene encoding cell division protein FtsZ, with translation MFELVDNLPQSAVIKVIGVGGGGGNAVNHMAKSNIEGVEFICANTDAQALKNIGARTILQLGTGVTKGLGAGANPEVGRQAALEDRERIAEVLQGCDMVFITTGMGGGTGTGAAPVIAEVAKEMGILTVAVVTRPFPFEGRKRMQIADEGIRALQESVDSLITIPNEKLLTILGKDASLLSAFSKADDVLSGAVRGISDIIKRPGMINVDFADVKTVMSEMGMAMMGTGCASGPNRAREATEAAIRNPLLEDVNLQGARGILVNITAGPDLSLGEYSDVGNIIEQFASEHATVKVGTVIDPDMRDELHVTVVATGLGARIEKPVKVVDNTVQVAAAQSSAPVAAPIRSEQSVNYKDYERPTVQRQSHGGAATAAKMNPQDDLDYLDIPAFLRRQAD, from the coding sequence ATGTTTGAACTCGTAGACAACCTTCCGCAAAGCGCGGTCATCAAGGTTATCGGTGTCGGTGGTGGTGGCGGCAACGCCGTCAATCACATGGCCAAGAGCAACATCGAAGGCGTCGAATTCATCTGCGCCAACACCGATGCTCAGGCACTGAAGAACATCGGTGCACGCACCATCCTGCAACTGGGCACTGGCGTGACCAAGGGCCTGGGCGCTGGTGCCAATCCGGAAGTGGGTCGTCAGGCCGCTCTGGAAGACCGTGAGCGTATCGCCGAAGTGCTGCAGGGCTGCGACATGGTATTCATCACCACGGGCATGGGCGGTGGTACCGGTACCGGTGCTGCGCCAGTGATCGCCGAAGTGGCCAAGGAAATGGGCATCCTGACCGTCGCGGTAGTGACGCGTCCGTTCCCGTTCGAAGGCCGCAAGCGCATGCAGATCGCCGATGAAGGCATCCGCGCGCTGCAGGAAAGCGTCGACTCGCTGATCACCATCCCCAACGAAAAACTGCTGACCATCCTCGGCAAGGACGCCAGCCTGCTGTCCGCCTTCTCCAAGGCCGATGACGTGCTGTCCGGTGCCGTACGTGGTATCTCCGACATCATCAAGCGTCCGGGCATGATCAACGTCGACTTCGCCGACGTGAAGACCGTGATGAGCGAAATGGGCATGGCGATGATGGGCACTGGCTGCGCCAGCGGTCCGAACCGTGCACGTGAAGCGACCGAAGCGGCCATTCGCAACCCGCTGCTCGAAGACGTCAACCTGCAGGGCGCTCGCGGCATCCTGGTGAACATCACCGCCGGTCCTGACTTGTCCCTGGGTGAGTACTCCGACGTGGGTAACATCATTGAACAATTCGCCTCCGAGCACGCCACCGTCAAGGTTGGTACCGTGATCGATCCGGACATGCGCGACGAGCTGCACGTGACCGTGGTTGCCACCGGTCTGGGCGCGCGCATCGAGAAGCCGGTCAAGGTCGTCGACAACACCGTTCAGGTGGCTGCCGCTCAGTCCAGCGCTCCGGTCGCTGCGCCGATTCGCAGTGAGCAAAGCGTCAATTACAAAGATTACGAGCGCCCGACCGTACAGCGTCAGAGCCATGGTGGCGCTGCCACTGCGGCGAAGATGAACCCGCAGGATGACCTGGATTATCTGGACATCCCCGCGTTCCTGCGCCGTCAGGCAGATTGA
- the lpxC gene encoding UDP-3-O-acyl-N-acetylglucosamine deacetylase produces the protein MIKQRTLKNIIRATGIGLHSGEKVYLTLKPAPVDTGIVFRRTDLDPVVEVTGHALNVGETTMSTTLVNGDVKVDTVEHLLSAMAGLGIDNAYVELSACEVPIMDGSAGPFVFLIQSAGLQEQDAPKKFIRIISEVTVTDGDKRATFVPFDGFKVSFEIDFDHPVFHDRTKTASVDFSSTSFVKEVSRARTFGFMRDIEFLRSHNLARGGSVDNAIVVDEFGVLNEDGLRYEDEFVRHKILDAIGDLYLLGNSLIGEFRGYKSGHGLNNRLLRALIAQPEAWEVVTFEDADTAPISYMRPAAAM, from the coding sequence ATGATCAAACAACGCACCCTGAAGAACATCATCCGCGCCACGGGTATCGGCCTGCACTCCGGGGAGAAGGTTTACCTGACCCTGAAGCCGGCTCCGGTTGACACCGGCATCGTGTTCCGTCGCACCGACCTCGATCCTGTAGTAGAGGTCACCGGTCACGCCCTGAACGTCGGTGAGACCACCATGTCGACCACGCTGGTCAATGGTGATGTCAAGGTGGATACGGTAGAGCACCTGCTGTCAGCTATGGCTGGCCTGGGTATCGATAACGCCTACGTCGAGCTCTCTGCCTGTGAAGTGCCGATCATGGATGGCAGCGCTGGGCCCTTTGTTTTCCTGATTCAGTCGGCTGGTCTGCAAGAGCAGGACGCGCCCAAGAAGTTCATCCGCATCATCAGTGAAGTGACCGTAACGGACGGCGACAAGCGCGCCACCTTCGTTCCGTTCGATGGCTTCAAGGTGAGCTTCGAGATCGATTTCGATCACCCGGTGTTCCATGACCGTACCAAGACGGCGAGTGTGGATTTCTCCAGCACGTCGTTCGTCAAAGAGGTCAGCCGTGCCCGCACGTTCGGTTTCATGCGTGATATCGAATTCCTGCGTTCGCACAATCTGGCCCGTGGCGGTAGCGTGGACAACGCCATCGTGGTGGACGAATTCGGTGTGCTCAACGAAGACGGCCTGCGTTACGAGGACGAATTCGTCAGGCACAAGATTCTCGATGCCATTGGTGATCTCTACCTGCTCGGCAACAGCCTTATCGGTGAGTTCCGCGGCTACAAATCCGGCCATGGCCTGAACAACCGCCTGCTGCGCGCTTTGATCGCACAGCCGGAGGCTTGGGAAGTGGTCACATTCGAAGACGCCGATACCGCACCGATTTCTTACATGCGCCCAGCTGCGGCGATGTAA
- a CDS encoding DciA family protein gives MSFRPLPAKAPAALLREAKPLKALFNQAQRIDHLQQLLESQLQPAAREHCHVASWREGCLLLIVTDGHWATRLRYQQRRLQRQLQALETFATLTKILFKVQPPTAERREPPRPFELSDSAADSIQETAAGVTDPRLREALERLASHRRRSDS, from the coding sequence ATGAGTTTTCGTCCCTTGCCGGCCAAGGCTCCTGCCGCACTGCTGCGCGAGGCGAAGCCGCTCAAAGCCCTGTTCAATCAGGCCCAGCGGATCGATCACCTGCAGCAGTTGCTGGAAAGCCAGCTACAACCTGCCGCCCGGGAACACTGTCACGTGGCATCCTGGCGAGAAGGCTGTCTGCTTTTAATCGTCACCGATGGCCACTGGGCCACCCGGCTGCGTTATCAACAGCGGCGCCTGCAAAGGCAGTTGCAGGCGCTCGAAACGTTCGCGACCTTAACGAAAATACTCTTCAAGGTGCAACCTCCTACCGCCGAAAGGCGCGAGCCTCCCCGCCCCTTCGAACTCTCCGACAGCGCCGCTGACAGCATCCAGGAAACCGCCGCCGGGGTCACCGACCCTCGCCTGCGTGAGGCCCTGGAACGTCTGGCGAGCCATCGCCGACGCAGCGATTCGTAA
- a CDS encoding M23 family metallopeptidase, translated as MHIILLSRRHGAARSLSLDLRWLAIGLALLVALAVGGGAAVGAWLAPKPTGLPESVEITQALDAQRDEVGAVRIDAQRQLDAFAAHVAELQARLTRLDALGERLTELAELDASEFDFSLGVGQGGPEEPIGSAAYAPPPFMSSLDELAMRMDSREQQLEVLEQLLADRRIDEAVMLSGHPVLQGYVSSPFGHRVDPLTGRASVHKGVDFAAKAGSDVVAVGAGVVTFAGRRNGYGNTVEISHADGYVTLYAHNRSNRVQVGDLVQRGQAIATVGSTGRSTGNHVHFEVSRNGQLVNPHSYIARVSDEE; from the coding sequence ATGCACATCATTTTGCTCAGTCGACGTCACGGCGCCGCACGTTCGCTCAGTCTCGATCTGCGCTGGCTGGCGATCGGCCTGGCGTTGTTGGTCGCGTTGGCGGTTGGCGGAGGTGCCGCAGTGGGCGCCTGGCTGGCACCGAAGCCTACAGGGCTGCCGGAAAGCGTCGAGATCACTCAGGCTCTCGATGCCCAGCGTGACGAAGTGGGTGCGGTGCGTATCGATGCACAGCGCCAACTGGATGCATTCGCCGCCCACGTCGCCGAGCTGCAGGCCCGGCTGACTCGGCTCGATGCTCTTGGCGAGCGGCTTACCGAGCTGGCGGAGCTGGACGCCAGCGAGTTCGATTTCTCCCTCGGCGTCGGTCAGGGTGGGCCTGAAGAGCCCATTGGGAGCGCTGCCTACGCGCCGCCACCGTTCATGAGTTCTCTGGATGAGCTGGCAATGCGCATGGACAGCCGCGAGCAGCAGCTCGAGGTGCTGGAGCAGTTGCTGGCCGATCGGCGTATCGATGAGGCGGTGATGCTCTCGGGCCATCCGGTGCTGCAGGGGTACGTGTCGTCGCCATTCGGTCATCGGGTCGATCCGCTGACCGGACGTGCCAGTGTGCACAAGGGCGTGGATTTCGCTGCCAAGGCGGGCAGCGATGTGGTCGCGGTCGGCGCTGGCGTGGTGACTTTCGCCGGGCGTCGCAACGGCTATGGCAACACCGTGGAAATCAGCCATGCCGATGGCTATGTCACGCTGTATGCGCACAACCGCAGCAATCGTGTGCAGGTCGGTGACCTGGTTCAGCGCGGTCAGGCCATCGCAACGGTGGGCAGTACCGGGCGCTCGACGGGCAATCACGTTCACTTCGAAGTCAGCCGTAACGGGCAACTGGTCAATCCGCACAGTTACATTGCGCGAGTCAGCGACGAAGAGTGA